In the genome of Drosophila pseudoobscura strain MV-25-SWS-2005 chromosome 3, UCI_Dpse_MV25, whole genome shotgun sequence, one region contains:
- the Liprin-gamma gene encoding kazrin isoform X7 translates to MIKATQSQADLSGEEQQRQILVDKRNANDVCPIVKLMEPKSMATARAAPASAPSPPAVSANMNPSLSGFLTLGPPHSPTSAASAALLMLESCDDNRNEETKVRLRGASGWGSDSGPASESGMKLREENDRLSAELVRLRRLLELSTDGAVGGVDPTEADARGNNGTATQDRIERLESELRTVKNQLLTMRLERKKLRTDKSDLLGQVKQLCASLQEKEQELRDFIRNFQERVRESETTNAKISGDRDRERFQLLKQARDEAERSLALAQQLSARDLQLQRLQEQLQEARRQLTGCLSDQESLHSFAPLTPPSAASGMLSQMASGSGMGGVLGGLRGTADDSGRGNSLSAFSGSLSGGSGATAGDRNSCSNDSGLRNSSDRESTGGELNFSDGTCDNGPCITVDPDSISLVSSQNMYQFGTPKERSPTLSPLNSAAYSRSVEQLGSPVDPDGPGGAGAITRKFACATKSGPLGARNGRGGTWGSISRVFARSRNKNKALSADGVTEYTDYSWNPLSEEGYADKIRLLREASQLPMERWRATQVLAWLEVALGMPQYSGRCAENVKSGKVLLELNDIELEAGLGLAHPMHRKKLRLAIEEQRRPELVRYPLITQLGHTWVASEWLPDIGLPQYAEPFLQSLVDARMLDTLSKKELEKFLGVTRKFHQASIVHGIHVLRIVKYDRQTLAMRRVQSETVDTDPIVWTNQRFIRWVRSIDLGEYADNLKDSGVHGGLVVLEPSFSGDTMATALGIPPSKNIIRRHLNTEFDALILPARATLGQGIRSGCGVVPLTGPGGLQHYATTDRRSSGSLRISAWKGSQSSLSKAFRFNTKPHRAGDRSSFGNSTSPTPSYSSSEGGGGIYATIGSLHHQQQHHHQQQQQQQQQHYHHFLPPPTTAPPPIPMAGGSSSNYSHGPPPGHRVSAPPTGSVLDGSGVDAQLLYEQSRRRVKSISDIGASTSAGSVGACSLGGISGSSESPE, encoded by the exons ATGATAAAGGCCACACAGAGTCAAGCGGACCTCAGTGGGGAAGAACAACAACGACAGATATTGG TCGACAAGCGGAATGCCAATGATGTTTGCCCAATTGTGAAATTAATGGAACCGAAGTCAATGGCAACCGCAagagcagctccagcttcagctccatctccacccGCAGTATCCGCCAATATGAATCCATCATTATCTGGCTTCCTGACTCTGGGGCCACCGCATTCTCCGACATCCGCTGCCTCGGCAGCCCTCCTCATGCTCGAGTCCTGCGATGACAATCGCAACGAAGAGACAAAGGTCCGACTCCGAGGTGCCTCTGGCTGGGGCTCAGACTCTGGTCCAGCTTCAG AATCCGGCATGAAGCTGCGAGAGGAGAACGATCGTCTCAGTGCGGAGCTGGTTCGCTTGCGTCGACTGCTCGAGCTGTCCACAGACGGGGCCGTCGGCGGCGTGGATCCCACAGAGGCAGATGCTCGTGGCAATAATGGAACAGCCACACAGGATCGCATTGAACGCCTGGAGTCGGAGCTGCGTACGGTCAAGAATCAGCTGCTGACCATGCGGCTGGAGCGGAAGAAACTGCGAACTGACAAATCCGATCTGCTGGGACAGGTGAAACAGCTGTGCGCCTCGCTGCAGGAGAAGGAACAGGAGCTGCGCGACTTTATCCGCAACTTCCAGGAGCGGGTGCGAGAGTCGGAGACTACAAATGCCAAGATCTCGGGCGATCGAGATCGGGAGCGCTTCCAGCTGCTCAAGCAGGCCCGGGATGAGGCCGAGCGCTCACTAGCCCTGGCCCAGCAGCTCTCGGCTCGTgacctgcagctgcagcgactTCAAGAGCAGCTTCAGGAGGCGCGTCGCCAGCTCACAGGCTGCCTCTCCGACCAGGAGAGTCTCCACTCGTTTGCCCCACTGACTCCGCCCTCAGCGGCCTCTGGCATGCTCAGCCAGATGGCATCCGGCTCTGGCATGGGTGGAGTACTGGGCGGACTTCGCGGCACAGCCGACGACAGTGGCCGCGGCAACTCCCTGTCGGCATTCAGTGGCAGCCTGAGCGGCGGATCCGGGGCAACAGCAGGCGATCGAAACTCGTGCTCGAATGACTCGGGTCTGCGGAACAGCAGCGACCGGGAAAGCACTGGCGGAGAGTTGAACTTCAGCGATGGCACCTGCGACAATGGACCGTGCATCACCGTGGATCCCGACAGCATTTCTCTCGTCTCCAGCCAGAACATGTATCAAT TTGGAACGCCCAAAGAACGAAGCCCCACATTGTCGCCCTTGAACTCGGCTGCCTACTCCAG ATCCGTGGAGCAGCTGGGCTCGCCGGTGGACCCCGATGGCCCAGGGGGGGCTGGAGCCATAACCCGGAAATTTGCCTGTGCCACAAAGAGTGGACCGTTGGGAGCACGCAACGGTCGTGGGGGAACCTGGGGCAGCATATCGCGTGTGTTTGCTCGATCGCGCAACAAGAACAAGGCCCTGTCCGCCGATGGAGTGACTGAAT ACACCGACTACTCGTGGAATCCGCTCTCTGAGGAGGGCTATGCCGACAAGATACGGCTGCTGCGCGAGGCTTCTCAGTTGCCCATGGAGCGCTGGCGGGCCACCCAGGTGCTGGCCTGGTTGGAGGTGGCCCTGGGCATGCCCCAATATAGTGGCCGCTGTGCGGAGAACGTGAAGAGCGGGAAGGTTTTGCTGGAGCTGAACGACATCGAGCTTGAGGCCGGTCTTGGCCTGGCCCATCCCATGCACCGCAAGAAGCTCCGTCTGGCCATCGAGGAGCAGCGACGACCGGAACTAGTACGGTATCCACTCATCACCCAACTGGGCCACACCTGGGTGGCCTCCGAATGGCTGCCGGACATTGGATTGCCGCAGTACGCGGAGCCGTTTCTGCAGTCCCTCGTCGATGCTCGCATGCTGGACACGCTGTCCAAAAAGGAGCTGGAGAAGTTTCTGGGCGTGACCCGAAAGTTCCATCAGGCCAGCATTGTGCATG GCATTCACGTGTTGCGCATCGTGAAGTACGACCGCCAGACGCTGGCCATGAGACGCGTGCAATCCGAGACGGTGGACACGGACCCCATTGTTTGGACAAATCAGCGCTTCATACGCTGGGTTCGATCCATCGACCTGGGCGAGTACGCCGATAACCTGAAGG ATAGCGGCGTTCACGGCGGACTCGTCGTGCTGGAGCCATCCTTCTCGGGCGATACTATGGCCACGGCTCTGGGCATTCCCCCATCGAAGAACATAATACGACGACATCTGAACACGGAATTCGATGCCCTCATTTTGCCAGCAAG AGCGACTCTGGGTCAAGGCATCCGTTCAGGTTGCGGCGTAGTGCCCCTGACTGGACCCGGCGGACTGCAGCACTATGCCACAACAGACCGCCGCTCGAGCGGCAGCCTCAGG ATTTCGGCATGGAAAGGATCTCAG AGCTCTCTTTCCAAAGCCTTTCGGTTCAATACTAAACCCCATCGCGCCGGCGATCGCAGCTCCTTCGGCAACTCCACCTCCCCAACGCCTTcgtacagcagcagcgagggCGGTGGAGGAATATACGCTACCATAGGCTCGCTCcatcatcagcaacagcatcatcatcagcagcagcagcaacagcaacagcagcactaTCATCACTTTCTGCCGCCTCCAACCACAGCTCCACCGCCTATTCCCATGGcaggtggcagcagcagtaactACAGTCATGGTCCGCCGCCGGGCCACCGCGTGAGTGCGCCGCCCACTGGCAGCGTGCTGGATGGGAGCGGAGTGGATGCACAGCTACTCTACGAGCAGAGTCGACGACGCGTGAAAAGCATCAGTGACATCGGAGCGTCGACCAGTGCGGGCAGTGTGGGGGCGTGTAGTCTGGGCGGCATATCAGGCTCCTCGGAGTCGCCCGAATGA